A DNA window from Rossellomorea marisflavi contains the following coding sequences:
- a CDS encoding ABC transporter permease: MNMYSLIGKNLKKNLKNYYLYIFALTFGVSLFFAFVTLQYDPSMDATNGSIKGGAAIQVASFMLIAIIGVFLIYANAIFIKQRSKEIGLLQLIGMSKKRIVFLLSAENFLLYAVATVLGIGVGFAFSKLITSILFKAVGITAVAKLHFSMAAMERTLIVFSVIFLLILLINAAFIKKQSILSLFKVKSASEMNVKKQSVWEILMGILGLGLVSSGYFVSTKLFGGDFTSTIELMGAMMFILGSVIIGTYFFYKGSVSFVFNVIRKQRKGYLNVREVLSLSSIMFRMKTNSMLLTIITTVSALAIGLLSLTYISYYSTEASAEKQLPDDFTFLQEDGLNQFEKALGDHRIDYSENRIDVLQVAVDLEGIVSGKVDGIAMDLSKAQMAVISADDAGLNLNEDEAILTGYSDMLKNFMPMKEKGEIVLQNKDTKQPLDLIKTKDDHYISWKFTGGGFPVVIVNDTVFQTMKEHLDPGLQGTSNANLGVNIKDDRQLEKANDLYVSLFGKEENLSDSRPIYIEYQKANMGISVFIVGFLGLTFLITSGCILYFKQMDESEEERPNYTILRKLGYSRHDLQKGIRFKQLFNFGIPLAVGLLHSYFAVKSGWFWFGSELWTPLLIVMGLYTVLYSAFGVLSTLYSRRIIRESL, from the coding sequence GTGAACATGTACTCTCTTATCGGAAAGAATCTCAAGAAGAATCTCAAAAACTACTATCTTTATATTTTTGCCCTGACCTTCGGGGTGTCGCTGTTCTTTGCCTTTGTCACCCTGCAGTATGATCCGTCCATGGATGCGACGAACGGGTCGATCAAGGGAGGGGCCGCCATCCAGGTGGCGTCCTTCATGCTGATCGCCATCATCGGCGTCTTCCTTATCTATGCGAATGCGATCTTCATCAAACAACGCAGCAAGGAAATTGGGTTACTACAGTTGATCGGGATGTCGAAGAAGCGGATCGTGTTCCTATTGAGCGCGGAGAACTTCCTGCTGTATGCCGTGGCCACCGTGCTCGGAATCGGCGTGGGATTTGCCTTTTCGAAGCTGATTACGTCGATCCTCTTCAAGGCAGTCGGGATCACGGCTGTCGCAAAGCTTCATTTCTCCATGGCCGCCATGGAGCGGACCCTCATCGTCTTCTCTGTGATCTTCCTGTTGATCCTGCTCATCAATGCCGCCTTCATCAAGAAACAGAGCATTTTGAGCCTGTTCAAAGTCAAATCTGCTTCTGAAATGAATGTGAAGAAGCAATCCGTGTGGGAGATCCTGATGGGTATCCTCGGCCTTGGCCTGGTATCGTCGGGGTACTTTGTATCAACGAAGCTGTTCGGCGGGGATTTCACGTCGACGATCGAACTGATGGGTGCCATGATGTTCATCCTCGGTTCGGTCATCATCGGGACGTATTTCTTCTATAAAGGGTCTGTGAGCTTTGTGTTCAACGTGATCCGCAAGCAGCGAAAAGGGTATCTGAACGTGCGGGAAGTCCTGTCCTTGTCCTCCATCATGTTCCGCATGAAGACGAATTCCATGCTCCTGACGATCATCACGACCGTCTCGGCACTGGCCATCGGACTCCTGTCCCTCACATACATTTCGTACTATTCAACCGAGGCGTCTGCCGAGAAGCAGCTCCCGGATGATTTCACCTTCCTCCAGGAGGACGGGTTGAATCAATTCGAGAAAGCCCTTGGTGACCATCGCATCGATTACAGCGAAAACCGCATCGACGTGCTTCAGGTGGCGGTCGATCTGGAAGGCATCGTGTCCGGTAAAGTGGACGGGATCGCCATGGATCTAAGCAAAGCGCAAATGGCCGTCATCTCTGCAGATGATGCCGGGTTGAACCTTAACGAGGATGAAGCGATCCTGACGGGGTACAGTGATATGCTGAAGAACTTCATGCCGATGAAGGAGAAAGGGGAAATCGTCCTCCAGAACAAAGATACGAAGCAGCCGCTTGATCTGATCAAAACGAAGGATGATCACTATATTTCCTGGAAATTCACAGGTGGCGGATTCCCGGTGGTGATCGTGAACGATACCGTCTTTCAAACGATGAAGGAACATCTGGATCCCGGGCTTCAGGGTACATCCAATGCCAATCTGGGCGTCAACATCAAGGATGACCGTCAACTGGAGAAAGCGAACGATCTGTACGTGAGCCTGTTCGGAAAAGAAGAAAACCTGTCTGATTCCCGTCCGATCTACATCGAGTACCAAAAAGCCAATATGGGGATCTCCGTGTTCATCGTCGGATTCCTCGGACTCACCTTCCTCATCACATCAGGCTGCATCCTTTACTTCAAACAGATGGATGAAAGCGAAGAGGAACGTCCGAACTACACGATCCTCCGCAAGCTCGGCTATTCACGACATGACCTGCAGAAAGGCATCCGCTTCAAGCAGCTGTTCAACTTCGGGATCCCGCTCGCCGTCGGCCTCCTGCACAGCTACTTCGCCGTCAAATCCGGCTGGTTCTGGTTCGGCAGCGAACTCTGGACGCCACTCCTGATCGTCATGGGACTCTACACCGTCCTCTACTCGGCATTCGGCGTCCTCTCCACCCTCTACTCCCGCCGCATCATCCGGGAATCCCTTTGA
- a CDS encoding class I SAM-dependent methyltransferase, producing MTEYRGSTVYDNEAFFDQYTKRRGRRDSPNNAIEGPVMVELMGDYEDARILDLGSGDGAFGTALLEGGAGSYTGVDGSSQMVEAARASLAGHPQATILHETLETYAFPEASFDLVTSRFVLHYIEDIESIFRSIHLTLTPGGRFIFSLQHPLTTSSFASKENGERRGSWIVDDYFRTGERKEPWIDQTVVKYHRTTEQYFTALTEAGFRVDTLREGHPQREHFSSDEEYERRLRIPVVLLFSCEK from the coding sequence ATGACCGAATACAGAGGTTCGACCGTTTATGATAATGAAGCGTTTTTTGATCAGTACACGAAGCGAAGGGGTAGGCGCGACAGTCCGAATAATGCCATCGAAGGACCGGTGATGGTGGAGCTGATGGGGGATTATGAGGATGCCCGGATCCTGGACCTCGGCTCCGGTGACGGGGCGTTCGGGACGGCACTCCTTGAAGGGGGAGCTGGCTCCTATACCGGGGTGGACGGATCGAGCCAGATGGTGGAGGCGGCAAGGGCATCCCTTGCCGGTCACCCCCAGGCGACAATCCTTCATGAAACCCTGGAGACCTATGCATTCCCTGAAGCAAGCTTCGACCTGGTCACTTCCCGTTTTGTGCTTCACTACATAGAAGACATCGAGAGCATCTTCAGGAGCATCCACTTGACGCTGACACCCGGCGGGCGCTTCATTTTCAGCCTTCAGCATCCCCTCACCACGTCCTCTTTCGCCAGCAAGGAGAACGGAGAACGTCGCGGAAGCTGGATCGTGGATGATTATTTCCGTACAGGTGAACGGAAGGAACCTTGGATCGATCAGACCGTGGTGAAATATCACCGCACGACTGAGCAGTATTTCACGGCGCTGACCGAAGCGGGATTCCGCGTGGATACCCTTCGGGAAGGTCATCCACAGCGGGAGCATTTCTCGAGCGATGAGGAATATGAGCGACGTTTGAGGATCCCCGTCGTGTTGCTTTTCTCGTGTGAAAAATAA
- a CDS encoding methyl-accepting chemotaxis protein — protein MLKNVRVSRKIAVLIVCALVFICVVGATGYIYMKGMAANTAEMYDKRLKSIQQMMEVEIHNRTVDAMAMELMVSEGPERVAFLEKEIEKTLSDNEAIISSYRQNRTEYTMGKIRAYEELVTSYKEELKAATDLASRSDSNAQAYRILIDRVQPYRTEIGLIIDELTSHNEKEAANLQKANESYFKQATVIQTTAVALSALLCLLLGIAIVRLIVGPIKEMQGLMRRAADGDLTVESTYRSKDEIGSLGTSFNHMVAGIKSVIAHIKESSELLAASSEEMLASTDHTTEATEHIVRNIQDLAQGTTHQGRIIGAMSESIGEMSAGAQQIAVSSQQAAATSSEASRQAKDGNEAISSVVAQMKKIEESMTHLSTNTAKLEERSSKIGEITTIITGIASQTNLLSLNAAIEAARAGEHGRGFAVVASEVGKLAEQSARSAKEIEQLITTIQEETTSMTNLMEEATSNVTTGKQVVSAAGEAFTTITTSAQEVLAQIQEVSASSGQMSASTEQLVGGITGIDDHAKLTTEGTQNVSAATEEQLATMEEISATTASLATMADDLQKLVSRFTV, from the coding sequence ATGCTGAAGAATGTGAGGGTGAGCAGGAAGATTGCGGTGTTGATTGTGTGTGCGCTGGTATTCATTTGTGTGGTGGGGGCAACGGGGTATATCTATATGAAAGGGATGGCGGCCAATACGGCTGAAATGTATGATAAGCGACTGAAATCGATTCAGCAGATGATGGAGGTTGAGATCCATAACCGCACGGTAGATGCCATGGCCATGGAGTTGATGGTATCTGAGGGTCCGGAACGAGTAGCCTTTTTAGAAAAGGAAATCGAGAAGACGCTGAGTGATAATGAGGCGATCATTTCGTCCTATCGTCAAAACCGCACCGAATACACGATGGGAAAGATCCGTGCGTATGAAGAACTTGTTACATCGTATAAAGAAGAACTGAAGGCTGCAACGGATCTGGCATCCCGTTCGGATAGCAATGCACAGGCGTACCGGATCCTCATTGACCGGGTCCAGCCGTACCGGACGGAAATCGGCCTGATCATCGATGAATTGACCTCCCACAATGAAAAAGAGGCTGCCAACCTTCAAAAGGCCAACGAATCCTATTTCAAACAAGCAACGGTCATCCAGACGACGGCAGTCGCATTGTCTGCTTTACTCTGCCTGCTTCTCGGCATCGCCATCGTCCGCCTGATCGTCGGTCCGATCAAAGAGATGCAGGGGCTGATGAGACGGGCGGCCGATGGAGATCTGACCGTGGAAAGCACCTACCGCTCGAAGGATGAAATCGGGTCTCTCGGGACCTCATTCAATCACATGGTCGCCGGCATCAAGTCGGTGATTGCCCACATCAAAGAAAGCTCGGAGCTGCTTGCCGCTTCATCTGAGGAGATGCTTGCCAGTACGGATCATACAACAGAAGCGACAGAACACATCGTCCGGAATATCCAGGATCTCGCCCAGGGGACCACACATCAGGGACGGATCATCGGAGCGATGTCCGAAAGCATTGGGGAGATGTCCGCCGGTGCCCAGCAGATCGCCGTAAGCTCACAGCAGGCAGCCGCCACTTCCTCTGAAGCATCACGCCAGGCAAAAGACGGGAATGAAGCCATCTCAAGCGTCGTCGCCCAGATGAAAAAGATCGAGGAGAGCATGACGCACCTGTCAACGAACACGGCCAAACTCGAGGAGCGCTCCTCCAAGATCGGTGAAATCACGACCATCATCACGGGCATCGCCTCCCAGACGAACCTCCTCTCCTTGAACGCCGCCATTGAAGCTGCCCGGGCCGGTGAACATGGACGCGGATTTGCCGTCGTCGCATCGGAAGTGGGCAAGCTTGCGGAGCAGTCGGCCCGTTCGGCAAAGGAAATTGAACAACTCATCACGACCATACAGGAAGAAACCACCTCCATGACGAATCTTATGGAAGAGGCAACATCCAACGTCACGACAGGAAAACAGGTGGTCTCGGCAGCCGGGGAAGCCTTCACCACCATCACCACCTCCGCACAGGAAGTGCTTGCACAAATCCAGGAAGTATCGGCCTCATCCGGCCAGATGTCCGCGAGTACCGAACAGCTCGTAGGCGGCATAACAGGAATCGATGACCACGCCAAACTCACCACCGAAGGCACCCAAAACGTCTCCGCCGCCACCGAAGAACAGCTCGCCACCATGGAGGAGATCTCAGCCACCACTGCATCACTCGCCACCATGGCCGACGACCTCCAAAAGCTCGTCAGCCGTTTCACAGTCTAG
- a CDS encoding DUF896 domain-containing protein gives MISSLQRINELARKARKEGLTPGEVEERAALRADYLQEIRGQVSSTMSSLTIVNEDGEDVTPTALVIEKAIQYRNSLPF, from the coding sequence ATGATCAGCAGCTTGCAGCGAATCAATGAACTGGCCCGTAAAGCACGTAAGGAAGGGTTGACTCCAGGGGAAGTCGAAGAAAGAGCGGCATTGAGGGCAGATTACCTGCAGGAAATCCGCGGTCAGGTCTCCTCCACCATGAGCAGTTTGACCATCGTGAATGAAGACGGCGAGGACGTCACCCCTACAGCCCTTGTCATCGAAAAAGCCATTCAGTATCGGAATTCACTTCCGTTTTAA
- a CDS encoding DUF2812 domain-containing protein, which produces MKKLRIFFDIEKEEKWLNEQLAKGFRCTKISSLGVYTFEETDKKHVMRLDYRDRMKKEKHLEYTDMYEDFGWSSIDGSKLVGIRYWQKEADGHDELFSDRESLAKYYQRLMGYSFWLGITMFCIVAMYFFNQDYSLYHDGLWRMEGSLFWKAFIFETPFALLKALPGIMVILFIGSYYRAYKKYELFKEA; this is translated from the coding sequence TTGAAAAAGCTTAGGATCTTTTTTGATATCGAAAAAGAAGAAAAGTGGCTGAATGAGCAGCTGGCGAAAGGATTCCGCTGCACCAAAATCAGTTCGCTGGGTGTCTATACGTTCGAGGAAACGGACAAAAAACATGTGATGCGATTGGATTACCGTGACCGGATGAAAAAGGAAAAACACCTCGAGTATACGGACATGTATGAAGATTTCGGCTGGAGCAGCATCGATGGTTCTAAGTTAGTCGGAATCCGGTATTGGCAGAAAGAAGCGGACGGTCACGATGAGCTTTTCTCCGACCGCGAGTCCCTGGCTAAATACTATCAGCGGTTGATGGGCTACTCCTTTTGGTTAGGGATCACCATGTTTTGCATCGTGGCCATGTATTTTTTCAATCAGGACTACAGCCTTTACCACGACGGTCTATGGCGCATGGAAGGCTCACTATTTTGGAAAGCGTTCATTTTTGAAACACCGTTCGCCCTGTTGAAAGCATTGCCTGGGATCATGGTGATTTTGTTCATCGGCAGTTATTACAGAGCGTATAAAAAGTATGAGTTGTTCAAGGAAGCTTGA
- a CDS encoding PadR family transcriptional regulator yields the protein MKHKLLPLSETMHYILLALREPLHGYAVMQKIEEMSDGAVVLAAGTLYGAVENLNKHGWIEPVGEEGRRKVYQITYDGNAVLNVEKERLQHILSLYEGSGSVEKA from the coding sequence ATGAAGCATAAATTATTACCCCTGTCAGAAACGATGCACTATATCCTGCTCGCACTGCGCGAGCCCCTGCATGGCTATGCTGTCATGCAGAAGATCGAAGAAATGAGTGATGGCGCGGTCGTGCTCGCAGCGGGTACCCTGTACGGCGCCGTTGAAAATCTGAATAAGCACGGCTGGATCGAACCGGTCGGGGAAGAAGGCCGGAGGAAGGTCTATCAGATCACGTATGACGGAAATGCCGTTTTAAATGTAGAAAAAGAACGATTGCAGCATATTTTATCCTTATATGAAGGAAGTGGATCGGTTGAAAAAGCTTAG
- a CDS encoding LLM class flavin-dependent oxidoreductase: protein MEIGLYSIGEHLRNPMNGDYISAQQRIRELIETAAYADEAGLDVFAVGESHQRLFTTQAHTVILGAIAQATKTIKIASSATVLSTSDPVRVYEDFATIDLISNGRAEIVAGRGSRAGAYELFGYDVEDYEDLFEEKIELLMQLNREENVTWEGRFRAPLRKATILPLATTSFLYTAKDSQTALREFYPHLNSAMIQLKGGGYPQDQFAAATDHRDALMIGSPQQIIEKILYQHELYGHQRFLGEIDLGGIPLDQIKKNIELIATDIMPSVKKYTAG from the coding sequence ATGGAAATCGGATTGTATTCAATCGGGGAACATTTGAGGAATCCCATGAACGGGGATTATATTTCTGCCCAGCAACGGATCCGGGAATTAATTGAAACGGCTGCCTACGCAGATGAAGCCGGGCTGGACGTTTTTGCCGTCGGGGAAAGCCATCAGCGCCTGTTCACGACCCAGGCCCATACGGTCATCCTCGGTGCGATCGCCCAAGCCACGAAAACCATCAAGATCGCAAGCTCCGCAACGGTTCTCAGTACATCCGATCCGGTTCGCGTGTACGAGGACTTCGCCACCATCGACCTGATCTCGAACGGCCGCGCGGAGATCGTGGCCGGCCGCGGGTCGCGTGCCGGTGCGTATGAGCTCTTCGGGTATGATGTAGAGGATTATGAAGACTTATTTGAAGAGAAAATCGAGCTTCTTATGCAGCTCAATCGTGAGGAGAACGTGACGTGGGAAGGAAGATTCCGTGCGCCTCTTCGCAAGGCCACCATCCTTCCGCTTGCCACGACAAGCTTCCTTTATACAGCCAAGGACAGCCAAACGGCACTGAGGGAATTCTATCCCCACCTCAACAGCGCCATGATCCAGCTGAAGGGCGGCGGATACCCGCAGGATCAGTTCGCCGCAGCCACTGACCACCGGGATGCCCTGATGATCGGCTCCCCTCAGCAGATCATCGAGAAGATCCTCTATCAGCACGAACTCTACGGCCATCAGCGCTTCCTCGGGGAAATCGATCTTGGGGGAATACCGCTTGACCAGATCAAGAAGAATATCGAGCTCATCGCTACCGACATCATGCCGTCGGTTAAGAAATATACGGCGGGATGA
- a CDS encoding OsmC family protein has protein sequence MKFTIHEDSVTTGTTFGDLSVSTNEEEGYRPFQLFISSLAGCSGTLLRTILTKKRMDVAHMEILADYVRNPEEANRIEEIHFTACVQTDHSLTEKQAERISQLVLTNCSMIQSVISSMEITFKIHLIDEKHPSQEK, from the coding sequence ATGAAGTTCACCATTCATGAAGACTCCGTCACAACCGGTACCACCTTCGGGGATCTTTCCGTATCGACCAATGAAGAGGAAGGATATCGCCCGTTTCAATTATTCATCTCTTCCCTGGCAGGATGCAGCGGGACATTGCTTCGCACCATCTTAACGAAAAAGCGGATGGATGTTGCCCATATGGAAATTCTGGCGGACTACGTGAGAAATCCGGAAGAAGCGAACCGGATCGAAGAGATCCATTTCACTGCATGCGTTCAAACTGACCATAGCCTGACGGAAAAGCAGGCAGAGCGTATTTCACAGCTCGTTTTGACTAACTGCAGCATGATTCAATCGGTCATTTCTTCTATGGAGATTACGTTCAAGATCCACCTCATTGATGAGAAACATCCTTCACAAGAAAAATAG
- a CDS encoding sugar ABC transporter substrate-binding protein, whose amino-acid sequence MGKAMRHLAWLLFFGVILAGCEEDKPVVPVHKEKEEAPGPVKVGFSMDTLEEERWVRDRDLFKQAVEEQGAEVLITEARGDDALQVLQAETLIAEGVDVLVIVPYNAEAAAAIVQKAHKAGIQVVSYDRLVRNADIDLYVSFDNERVGELQADAVTELVPKGKYVYIGGAETDYNAHLLKKGVFDVLKEPIDRGEIQVVYDEWTDNWLPENAYENMKEALEANGQDIDAVIAANDATAGMAEKALEEAGLAGKIPVAGQDAELNAVRRIVQGTQAMTVYKPINILAEEAAALAISIARGEYIDTDKKINNGKIEVPSVLLQPTAVNKANLDTTIIADDFHTREEVYE is encoded by the coding sequence ATGGGGAAAGCGATGCGTCACCTGGCGTGGCTCCTCTTCTTCGGGGTGATCCTCGCCGGATGCGAAGAAGATAAGCCGGTCGTGCCGGTCCATAAAGAAAAAGAAGAAGCGCCAGGTCCCGTGAAGGTCGGATTTTCCATGGACACGCTGGAGGAGGAGCGATGGGTGCGGGACCGGGATCTCTTCAAGCAGGCCGTGGAAGAGCAGGGAGCGGAAGTGTTGATCACGGAGGCACGTGGGGATGATGCCCTTCAGGTGCTGCAGGCGGAAACCCTCATCGCAGAAGGGGTCGACGTCCTCGTGATCGTCCCGTATAACGCCGAAGCCGCCGCGGCCATCGTCCAAAAAGCCCATAAGGCCGGCATACAGGTCGTCTCCTATGATCGTCTCGTCCGGAATGCCGACATCGACCTGTACGTATCCTTCGATAACGAACGGGTCGGGGAGCTACAGGCAGATGCCGTCACCGAACTTGTTCCCAAGGGGAAATATGTGTATATCGGCGGGGCGGAAACGGATTACAACGCCCACCTCTTGAAGAAAGGCGTCTTTGACGTACTGAAGGAGCCGATCGACCGGGGAGAGATCCAGGTGGTGTACGATGAGTGGACCGACAACTGGCTGCCCGAGAACGCCTATGAGAATATGAAAGAGGCCCTTGAAGCGAACGGGCAGGACATCGATGCCGTCATCGCCGCCAACGATGCCACCGCGGGCATGGCCGAGAAGGCGCTGGAGGAAGCGGGACTCGCCGGGAAGATCCCCGTCGCCGGGCAGGATGCCGAACTCAACGCCGTCCGCCGCATCGTCCAGGGCACCCAGGCCATGACCGTCTACAAGCCGATCAACATCCTGGCCGAAGAAGCGGCAGCCCTCGCCATCTCCATCGCACGCGGTGAATACATCGACACCGACAAAAAAATCAACAACGGCAAAATCGAAGTCCCATCCGTCCTCCTCCAACCCACCGCCGTCAACAAAGCCAACCTCGACACCACCATCATCGCCGACGACTTCCACACCCGGGAGGAAGTGTATGAGTGA
- a CDS encoding response regulator, protein MIKLLIVDDEPMEREGMQLILEKHFPDLVIQQAKNGRVAVDMAATFSPDLVLMDIKMPGMNGLEAIEAITAEQPHIKFIMVTAYDTFSYMKAAIKLGAKDYILKPSKAAEIVATIGKVLGEIEAERSKHVASLDQQEKWERARMLVETDVVTQLLFDHVHDVHVDLLMEMLDVPAEGDLFVMVLLLPESGDGHYSEIRQAIRQRGWTGALYGRQLPLIVFREPGTTYRSQATALARELLSLGAEQDWFIGIGNVCSSLDDVRRSYQEAMLATVDTQGRKRYRFFEEIPLKPETREQAMTDQKELMENIRLGQWDRVHTQVINAITTLEKERTPIIYSQQRILQVLWMTSRVLSESGIDTQEPLFSVQPTDYRTLRKEAERLLDEMKEAYRKHFSHTEADTFQQIKQYIQDHSHEDMSLDTLAQTVHLSPIYISKMFKEKQGMNYIDFLTECRMDKAKGLMKDPEKSIKEISYEVGYHDPNYFSKVFKKMTKHSPKEYRRSLLGQHV, encoded by the coding sequence ATGATCAAGTTGCTCATCGTGGATGATGAACCGATGGAAAGGGAAGGGATGCAGCTCATCCTGGAGAAGCATTTCCCCGATCTCGTCATCCAACAGGCGAAAAACGGAAGGGTGGCCGTTGACATGGCGGCCACATTCAGTCCCGATCTTGTCCTCATGGACATCAAGATGCCGGGGATGAACGGGCTTGAAGCCATCGAGGCCATCACGGCGGAACAGCCGCATATCAAGTTCATCATGGTGACGGCCTATGATACCTTTTCCTATATGAAAGCAGCCATCAAGCTCGGGGCGAAGGACTACATCCTGAAGCCGAGCAAGGCAGCGGAGATTGTGGCGACGATCGGGAAGGTCCTCGGTGAAATCGAGGCAGAGCGCAGTAAGCACGTGGCGAGTCTCGATCAGCAGGAGAAATGGGAGAGGGCACGGATGCTCGTCGAAACCGACGTCGTGACCCAGCTCCTTTTCGACCATGTCCACGATGTGCATGTGGATCTGCTCATGGAGATGCTGGACGTTCCGGCAGAAGGGGATCTGTTCGTCATGGTCCTCCTCCTTCCGGAAAGCGGCGATGGCCATTATTCCGAGATCCGTCAGGCGATCCGCCAGCGTGGCTGGACCGGTGCCTTATATGGCCGGCAGCTGCCCCTCATCGTCTTCAGGGAGCCCGGGACCACCTACCGCTCCCAGGCGACTGCCCTCGCCCGTGAACTCCTTTCCCTCGGGGCGGAACAGGACTGGTTCATCGGCATCGGGAACGTCTGCTCCTCACTGGATGACGTGAGGCGTTCCTATCAGGAAGCGATGCTCGCCACCGTCGATACACAGGGACGGAAACGGTACCGGTTCTTCGAGGAGATCCCCCTGAAGCCCGAAACACGGGAGCAGGCGATGACCGACCAGAAGGAGCTCATGGAAAACATCCGCTTAGGCCAGTGGGACCGGGTCCATACCCAGGTGATCAACGCCATCACCACCCTGGAGAAAGAAAGGACGCCGATCATCTATTCCCAGCAGCGGATCCTTCAGGTGCTGTGGATGACGTCCCGCGTCCTCAGTGAGAGCGGGATCGACACGCAGGAGCCCCTCTTCTCCGTACAGCCGACGGACTACCGCACGTTGCGGAAGGAAGCGGAGCGCCTCCTCGATGAGATGAAGGAAGCCTATCGGAAACATTTCAGCCATACGGAAGCCGACACGTTCCAGCAGATCAAGCAGTACATCCAGGACCACTCCCACGAGGATATGTCCCTTGATACCCTGGCCCAGACCGTCCATCTCAGTCCGATCTATATCAGCAAGATGTTCAAGGAGAAGCAGGGGATGAACTACATCGATTTTCTCACGGAATGCCGCATGGACAAGGCGAAGGGGCTCATGAAGGATCCAGAGAAAAGCATCAAGGAAATCAGCTACGAAGTCGGGTATCATGACCCGAACTATTTCAGCAAGGTATTCAAGAAAATGACGAAGCACTCCCCGAAAGAGTATCGGAGGAGCCTGCTCGGACAACATGTGTGA
- a CDS encoding class I SAM-dependent methyltransferase: MMKDIFTKIYKENIWGSEESVSGTGSSMREAQGLLNELPLLFDSLNIQSILDAPCGDFNWMKHVDLSNYHYVGVDIVSDIIKKNQTEHASRNIQFIEGDIMKDPLPKVDLIICRDALVHFPFHQVEQSIDNFLNSGSTYVLLTHFPSVPLNKDIPLGHWRPLNLCLPPFSFPEPTVVLEETLRTKTMALWKLEQLRRR, translated from the coding sequence ATGATGAAAGATATTTTCACCAAAATCTATAAGGAAAACATATGGGGAAGTGAAGAGTCGGTATCGGGGACCGGATCCTCTATGCGCGAAGCCCAGGGGCTTTTAAATGAACTACCCTTGCTGTTTGATTCACTGAACATTCAATCCATACTGGATGCTCCCTGCGGTGATTTTAATTGGATGAAGCATGTCGATTTATCCAACTATCATTATGTTGGAGTAGATATCGTTTCTGACATCATCAAAAAGAATCAAACGGAACATGCTTCGCGAAATATTCAATTCATAGAAGGGGATATCATGAAGGATCCATTGCCAAAAGTGGACTTGATTATTTGTCGGGACGCCCTAGTTCACTTCCCATTTCACCAAGTGGAACAATCCATCGACAACTTCCTCAATAGTGGGAGTACCTATGTATTACTCACTCACTTCCCTTCAGTTCCACTAAACAAAGACATCCCCCTGGGACACTGGAGACCCCTTAATCTGTGCTTGCCGCCATTTTCCTTCCCTGAACCCACTGTGGTACTTGAAGAAACGCTCCGCACCAAAACAATGGCTTTATGGAAGCTGGAACAATTACGCAGGCGGTGA